One stretch of Micromonospora cremea DNA includes these proteins:
- a CDS encoding transposase, which produces MAETRRQFDPEVRAGAVRIVRETGKSIPQVARDLGINDGTLANWVKKDRETRGKAAAGRLSEDERAELARLRRENAELAMERDVLKRSVVLWVCRITRIWTTRSRRSSLTPTAPTNNTALSSPCSRTKHSCPPRPPCCSPRSPSPRSTTRTRHAASSPFAKAGGAGEVTLADLAFPPHTVTAWIHAAYRRYLGLTPFPAKPRPEWTWPGT; this is translated from the coding sequence ATGGCTGAGACGAGACGCCAGTTCGATCCGGAGGTCCGGGCGGGCGCGGTGCGCATCGTGCGCGAGACGGGTAAGTCGATCCCCCAGGTCGCGCGTGACCTGGGGATCAACGACGGGACCCTTGCCAACTGGGTGAAGAAGGACCGCGAGACTCGCGGTAAAGCCGCTGCCGGGCGGTTGTCGGAGGATGAGCGGGCGGAGCTGGCCCGGCTGCGGCGGGAGAATGCGGAGCTGGCGATGGAGCGTGATGTCCTCAAGCGATCCGTGGTCCTGTGGGTGTGCCGAATAACCAGGATCTGGACAACGCGATCGAGGCGATCGTCGTTGACGCCTACGGCGCCGACGAACAACACAGCGCTTTCCTCACCGTGTTCGAGGACGAAACACTCCTGCCCACCGCGGCCGCCCTGCTGCTCACCCCGGTCACCGTCACCTCGATCGACTACACGAACGAGGCACGCGGCATCGTCGCCATTTGCCAAGGCGGGTGGTGCGGGTGAGGTCACCCTCGCCGACCTGGCGTTTCCGCCGCACACGGTCACCGCCTGGATCCACGCCGCCTACCGGCGCTACCTCGGCCTCACGCCATTCCCGGCCAAGCCCAGGCCCGAGTGGACCTGGCCCGGCACGTGA